In Astyanax mexicanus isolate ESR-SI-001 chromosome 5, AstMex3_surface, whole genome shotgun sequence, a single window of DNA contains:
- the dipk1ab gene encoding divergent protein kinase domain 1A: MARSLSPWLWLRKPIYIQARFSYLHMKYLFFSWLAVFVGSWVVYVEYSSYTELCRGHECKNAICDKFRRGVIDGTACSSLCEKDTLYFGKCLSAKPSNQVYSGSWGDMEGIIKCHMEEVHHYDLAAELEPRKEPVSFNRPTKGTSVEKFKEMVMSHLKVKVGDQANLLDLVALVLGVADADKDGQISLAEARSAWALLQLNEFLLAVVLQGREHTPRLLGFCGDLYVMEKVPYAPLYGISLPWVVELWIPAGLRRSMDQWASPSWPRKAKIAIGLLELVEDVFHGTFGSFLMCDVSAAGFGYTERHDLKVVDARRIVPEAAFQEVMRERRCDVDADCIYGADCHTSCDLTKHRCTTEVTRPNLAKACGALKDYLLRGAPSDVREELEKQLYACIALKGSTEQMEMEHSLILNNLKTLLWKKISHTKDSK; the protein is encoded by the exons GCCCGGTTCTCCTACCTCCACATGAAGTACCTGTTCTTCTCCTGGCTGGCGGTGTTCGTGGGGAGCTGGGTGGTGTATGTGGAGTACTCCTCCTACACTGAGCTGTGCCGGGGACATGAGTGCAAGAACGCTATA tgtgatAAGTTCCGGAGAGGGGTGATCGATGGAACAGCATGCAGCAGTCTGTGTGAAAAGGATACGCTTTATTTTGGGAAGTGTCTGTCTGCCAAGCCCAGTAACCAG GTTTATTCTGGAAGCTGGGGAGATATGGAGGGCATCATTAAGTGCCACATGGAGGAAGTTCATCACTATGACCTGGCAGCAGAACTGGAGCCCAGAAAAGAACCAGTTTCCTTTAACAGGCCCACTAAAGGCACATCTGTGGAGAAGTTTAAGGAAATGGTCATGAGCCATTTAAAG GTAAAGGTGGGTGACCAGGCTAATCTACTGGACTTGGTGGCGTTGGTTCTCGGGGTGGCCGACGCCGATAAGGACGGTCAGATCTCGCTGGCGGAGGCTCGCTCGGCCTGGGCTCTGCTGCAGCTGAACGAGTTCCTGCTGGCGGTGGTGCTGCAGGGCCGGGAGCACACCCCCAGACTGCTGGGCTTCTGCGGGGACCTGTACGTGATGGAGAAGGTGCCCTACGCCCCCCTGTACGGCATCAGCCTGCCCTGGGTGGTGGAGCTGTGGATCCCGGCCGGCCTGCGCCGCAGCATGGACCAGTGGGCGTCGCCCTCGTGGCCCCGCAAGGCCAAGATCGCCATAGGCCTGCTGGAGCTCGTGGAGGACGTGTTCCACGGCACGTTCGGCAGCTTCCTCATGTGCGACGTGAGCGCCGCCGGCTTCGGCTACACGGAGCGCCACGACCTGAAGGTGGTGGACGCCCGGCGCATCGTCCCCGAAGCCGCTTTCCAGGAGGTGATGCGAGAGCGGCGGTGCGACGTGGACGCTGACTGTATTTACGGAGCAGACTGCCACACCTCCTGCGACCTCACCAAACACCGCTGCACCACCGAGGTGACGCGGCCCAACTTAGCCAAAGCCTGTGGCGCCTTGAAGGATTACCTTCTGAGGGGGGCGCCGTCGGACGTGAGGGAGGAGCTGGAGAAACAGCTGTATGCCTGCATCGCCCTGAAGGGGTCAACCGAGCAGATGGAAATGGAGCACTCCCTGATCCTCAACAACCTGAAGACGCTGCTGTGGAAGAAGATATCCCACACCAAAGACTCCAAGTGA